A region from the Panicum hallii strain FIL2 chromosome 1, PHallii_v3.1, whole genome shotgun sequence genome encodes:
- the LOC112899328 gene encoding LRR receptor-like serine/threonine-protein kinase ERECTA, whose product MTRRLRALAALLLLAAVAVADDGATLLEIKKSFRNGGNALHDWSGEGASLGYCSWRGVLCDNVTFAVRALNLSGLNLEGEISPAIGSLKRVVSIDLKSNGLSGQIPDEIGDCSLLETLDLSSNHLEGDIPFSISKLKHLENLILKNNQLVGVIPSTLSQLPNVKILDLAQNKLSGEIPNLIYWNEVLQYLGLRSNNLEGSLSPDMCQLTGLWYFDVKNNSLVGTIPETIGNCTSFQVLDLSNNQLTGEIPFNIGFLQVATLSLQGNKFFGPIPSVIGLMQALAVLDLSFNELSGPIPSILGNLTYTEKLYLQGNRLTGSIPPELGNMSTLHYLELNDNLLTGFIPPDLGKLTELFDLNLANNNLGGPIPENISSCINLISLNAYGNKLNGTIPSSFHKLESLTYLNLSSNHLGGALPIEVARMRNLDTLDLSCNMITGSIPSAIGRLEHLLRLNLSKNGLVGHFPAEFGNLRSIMEIDLSNNHLRGLIPQEVGMLQNLILLKLENNSITGDIFPLTNCFSLNILNLSYNNFAGFVPTDNNFTRFSPDSFLGNPGLCGYWPGSRTSCSPLSSSLEHKKRSSVSKAAFLGIGVGGLVILFVILVAACWPHSSLVLKDISVSKPDNLGAASSNVPPKLVILHMNMALYVYDDIMRMTENLSEKYIIGYGASSTVYRCDLKNCKSVAIKKLYAHYPQSLKEFETELETVGSIKHRNLVSLQGYSLSPAGNLLFYDYMENGSLWDVLHVSSSKKKKLDWEARLKIALGAAQGLAYLHHECSPRIIHRDVKSKNILLDRDYEAHLADFGIAKSLCVSKTHTSTYVMGTIGYIDPEYARTSRLNEKSDVYSYGIVLLELLTGKKPVDDECNLHHLILSKTADNTVMEMVDPDITDTCKDLGEVKKVFQLALLCSKRQPSDRPTMHEVVRVLDSLVCPDLSPKQAQPQGSGQSAAAPSYVSEYVSLRGGSALSCANSSSASDAELFMKFGEAISRNTE is encoded by the exons ATGACGCGCCGCCTCCGGGCCCTCgctgccctcctcctcctcgcggccgtcgccgtcgccgacgaCG GGGCAACACTGCTGGAGATCAAGAAGTCCTTCCGCAACGGAGGCAACGCGCTGCACGATTGGTCCGGCGAAGGCGCGTCGCTGGGCTACTGCTCTTGGCGCGGCGTGCTATGCGACAACGTCACCTTCGCTGTTCGGGCGCT CAACCTCTCGGGGCTCAATCTCGAGGGTGAAATCTCACCAGCCATTGGGAGCCTGAAACGTGTTGTCTCAAT AGATTTGAAGTCTAATGGACTTTCCGGGCAGATCCCTGATGAGATTGGCGATTGTTCGTTGCTTGAAACACT GGACTTGTCCTCTAACCATCTAGAAGGAGACATACCATTCTCCATATCTAAGCTGAAGCACCTTGAGAACTT GATCTTGAAGAACAACCAGCTGGTTGGGGTGATACCATCTACACTCTCTCAACTTCCGAATGTGAAGATATT GGACTTGGCTCAGAACAAGCTAAGTGGTGAAATTCCAAACCTAATATATTGGAATGAGGTTCTTCAGTACTT GGGATTGCGAAGCAATAATTTAGAAGGAAGCCTCTCTCCCGATATGTGCCAATTGACTGGCCTGTGGTACTT TGATGTGAAGAACAATAGCTTGGTGGGTACGATACCAGAAACCATAGGGAACTGTACAAGCTTTCAGGTctt GGATTTGTCAAACAATCAGCTTACCGGAGAAATCCCATTCAACATTGGTTTCCTGCAAGTGGCTACGTT GTCTTTGCAAGGGAACAAGTTCTTTGGCCCCATACCTTCGGTGATTGGCCTTATGCAGGCGCTTGCAGTGCT GGATCTGAGTTTCAACGAGCTATCTGGACCCATACCATCTATACTGGGCAACTTGACATACACTGAGAAATT ATACCTGCAAGGCAATAGGCTAACTGGATCGATACCGCCAGAGCTTGGTAATATGTCGACACTGCATTACCT GGAACTGAATGACAATCTATTGACTGGGTTCATTCCTCCTGATCTTGGAAAGCTCACAGAATTGTTTGACTT GAACCTTGCAAACAACAACCTAGGAGGACCTATCCCTGAGAATATAAGTTCATGCATAAATCTCATTAGTTT GAATGCTTATGGCAATAAGTTGAATGGAACCATTCCAAGTTCATTTCACAAGCTCGAGAGTCTGACTTATCT GAATCTGTCATCAAATCATCTCGGTGGAGCACTTCCAATTGAGGTAGCAAGAATGAGAAATTTAGACACGCT GGACTTATCCTGTAACATGATCACTGGTTCAATTCCCTCAGCTATTGGAAGACTAGAGCATCTTCTGAGGCT CAACCTAAGCAAAAATGGTCTTGTTGGACACTTTCCTGCTGAGTTTGGGAACTTGAGGAGCATAATGGAGAT CGATTTGTCCAATAACCACCTTCGCGGCCTGATCCCACAAGAGGTTGGGATGCTACAAAATCTTATACTGTT AAAATTAGAAAATAATAGTATCACCGGAGATATCTTCCCACTTACTAACTGCTTCAGTCTTAATATCTT AAATTTATCATACAACAACTTTGCTGGTTTTGTACCTACAGACAACAACTTCACCCGATTTTCACCTGATAG CTTCTTGGGTAACCCTGGACTTTGTGGCTATTGGCCTGGTTCTCGTACTTCGTGCTCTCCTTTATCATCCAGTCTTGAACATAAAAAGAGAT CCTCTGTCTCAAAGGCTGCATTTCTTGGTATTGGTGTTGGTGGGCTTGTTATCCTGTTCGTTATCCTAGTAGCTGCTTGCTGGCCGCACAGCTCACTGGTTCTCAAAGATATCTCTGTAAGCAAACCAG ACAACCTTGGTGCAGCGTCAAGCAATGTTCCTCCCAAGCTTGTGATCCTCCACATGAACATGGCGCTCTATGTATATGATGATATAATGAGGATGACTGAAAATTTGAGTGAAAAATACATTATTGGTTATGGAGCATCAAGTACTGTCTATAGATGTGATCTGAAGAACTGCAAGTCAGTTGCGATAAAAAAACTGTATGCTCACTACCCACAGAGCTTGAAGGAATTTGAGACCGAACTTGAGACTGTTGGGAGCATCAAACATCGAAATCTTGTCAGCCTTCAGGGTTACTCCCTGTCACCTGCTGGGAATCTTCTCTTCTATGATTACATGGAAAATGGCAGCCTCTGGGACGTTTTGCATG TATCGTCATCCAAGAAGAAAAAACTTGATTGGGAAGCTCGCCTCAAGATCGCTCTTGGTGCTGCTCAAGGCCTGGCTTATCTTCACCACGAGTGCAGTCCGCGAATAATTCACAGGGATGTAAAGTCAAAGAATATCCTTCTAGACAGAGACTATGAAGCTCATCTTGCTGACTTTGGTATCGCCAAGAGCTTGTGTGTGTCGAAGACACACACATCAACTTACGTAATGGGTACAATTGGTTACATTGACCCAGAGTATGCACGCACATCCCGGCTCAATGAGAAATCAGATGTATACAGCTACGGCATCGTCTTGCTGGAGTTGCTTACTGGCAAAAAGCCTGTTGACGATGAGTGCAATCTTCATCACTTG ATCCTATCCAAAACCGCAGACAACACGGTCATGGAGATGGTTGACCCAGACATCACAGACACGTGCAAAGATCTCGGCGAGGTCAAGAAGGTGTTCCAGTTGGCACTCCTTTGCAGCAAGAGGCAACCGTCGGATCGACCAACGATGCATGAGGTCGTGCGCGTCCTGGACAGCCTAGTCTGCCCGGACCTGTCCCCGAAGCAGGCACAGCCACAGGGATCGGGGCAGTCAGCCGCAGCTCCGAGCTACGTGAGTGAGTATGTCAGCCTACGAGGCGGCAGCGCGCTCTCCTGCGCGAATTCATCTAGTGCGTCGGATGCCGAGCTCTTCATGAAGTTTGGTGAGGCGATATCGCGGAACACAGAATAG